The following proteins are encoded in a genomic region of Stutzerimonas balearica DSM 6083:
- the gabD gene encoding NADP-dependent succinate-semialdehyde dehydrogenase has product MQLNDPSLFRQQAYIDGTWQDADGGQTIEVNNPASNEILGSVPKMGAAETRRAIEAAERALPAWRDLTAKQRSQTLRRWFELIMQNQDDLARLMTLEQGKPLAESKGEIAYAASFIEWFAEEAKRVYGDTIPGHQADKRIIVIKQPIGVTAAITPWNFPAAMITRKAGPALAAGCTMVLKPASQTPFSALALAALAERAGIPRGVFSVVTGSAGDIGDELTRNPTVRKISFTGSTEVGAKLMAQCAPGIKKVSLELGGNAPFIVFDDADLDEAVKGAMQSKYRNAGQTCVCVNRIYVQDGVYEAFAEKFQAAVAKLRVGDGLAEGTDVGPLIDAKAAAKVREHIEDAVGRGARVLTGGKAHDNGGSYFEPTLMVDVPHDAKVAKEETFGPLAPLFRFKDEAEAIALANDTEFGLAAYFYARDLGRVFRVAEALESGMVGVNTGLISTEVAPFGGVKSSGLGREGSKYGIEDYLEIKYLCLGL; this is encoded by the coding sequence ATGCAACTCAACGATCCCTCGCTGTTTCGCCAGCAGGCCTATATCGACGGCACCTGGCAGGATGCCGACGGCGGCCAGACCATCGAGGTGAACAACCCGGCCAGCAACGAGATCCTTGGCAGCGTGCCGAAGATGGGCGCGGCCGAGACCCGTCGTGCCATCGAGGCGGCCGAACGTGCGCTGCCGGCCTGGCGCGATCTGACCGCCAAGCAGCGCTCGCAGACGCTGCGCCGCTGGTTCGAGCTGATCATGCAGAACCAGGACGACCTGGCTCGCCTGATGACGCTCGAGCAGGGCAAGCCGCTGGCCGAATCCAAGGGTGAAATCGCCTACGCGGCGTCCTTCATCGAGTGGTTCGCCGAAGAGGCCAAGCGGGTGTACGGCGACACCATCCCCGGGCACCAGGCCGACAAGCGCATCATCGTGATCAAGCAGCCGATCGGCGTGACTGCGGCAATTACGCCGTGGAACTTTCCCGCGGCGATGATCACCCGCAAGGCCGGCCCGGCGCTGGCGGCCGGTTGCACCATGGTGCTCAAGCCGGCTTCGCAGACACCGTTCTCCGCGCTGGCGCTGGCCGCACTGGCCGAGCGCGCCGGGATTCCCAGGGGCGTGTTCAGCGTGGTCACCGGCTCGGCCGGTGATATCGGTGACGAACTCACGCGCAACCCGACGGTACGCAAGATCTCCTTCACCGGCTCCACCGAAGTGGGCGCCAAGCTGATGGCCCAGTGCGCGCCCGGCATCAAGAAGGTTTCGCTGGAGCTGGGCGGTAACGCGCCTTTCATCGTCTTCGACGACGCCGACCTCGACGAGGCGGTCAAGGGCGCGATGCAGTCCAAGTACCGCAACGCCGGGCAGACCTGCGTGTGCGTCAACCGCATCTACGTGCAGGACGGCGTGTACGAGGCCTTCGCCGAAAAATTCCAGGCGGCGGTGGCCAAGCTCCGGGTCGGCGATGGCCTGGCCGAGGGTACCGATGTCGGCCCGTTGATCGACGCCAAGGCCGCCGCCAAGGTGCGCGAGCACATCGAGGACGCGGTTGGCCGTGGCGCCCGAGTGCTCACCGGCGGCAAGGCGCACGACAACGGTGGCAGCTACTTCGAGCCGACGCTGATGGTCGATGTGCCGCACGACGCCAAGGTGGCCAAGGAGGAAACCTTCGGCCCGCTGGCGCCGCTGTTCCGCTTCAAGGACGAGGCCGAGGCGATCGCCCTGGCCAACGACACCGAGTTCGGCCTGGCGGCGTATTTCTACGCCCGCGATCTGGGCCGCGTGTTCCGCGTCGCCGAGGCGTTGGAATCGGGGATGGTCGGCGTGAACACCGGGTTGATCTCCACCGAAGTGGCGCCGTTCGGTGGCGTGAAGTCCTCCGGCCTGGGGCGCGAGGGCTCCAAGTACGGCATCGAGGACTACCTCGAGATCAAATACCTCTGCCTCGGCCTCTGA
- a CDS encoding cytochrome b/b6 domain-containing protein, with product MSETIRLWDLPLRAFHWLFATAVTAAIVTGWLGGGLMVWHGRLGLLVLGLLVFRLVWGLCGSTYARWPRILAAAFGIRAYLRGSWQEAGHNPLGSLSVLAMLLLVGFQVGSGLVATDDIAFQGPLNALVGAASADLLSGLHRQAKWLLLALIGLHLLAILYYTLVRRLPLVGAMLNGRGRREHPAQRDAEGGSWVAAIAAVLLAVTVVWTVQSAAGWMAPPPAAPAPALDW from the coding sequence ATGAGCGAAACGATCCGGCTGTGGGATCTGCCCCTGCGTGCGTTCCACTGGTTATTCGCCACGGCGGTGACGGCGGCGATCGTCACCGGTTGGCTCGGCGGCGGTCTGATGGTCTGGCATGGCCGGCTCGGCCTGCTGGTGCTGGGCCTGCTGGTGTTCCGGCTGGTCTGGGGATTGTGCGGTTCGACCTATGCGCGCTGGCCGCGCATCCTCGCGGCGGCGTTTGGCATTCGTGCCTATCTTCGCGGCAGTTGGCAGGAGGCGGGGCACAACCCGCTGGGCTCGCTGTCGGTGCTGGCGATGCTGTTGCTGGTGGGCTTCCAGGTCGGCAGCGGATTGGTGGCGACCGATGACATCGCCTTTCAGGGGCCGCTGAATGCGCTGGTCGGTGCGGCGAGCGCGGACCTCTTAAGCGGCCTGCATCGCCAGGCCAAGTGGCTGCTGCTGGCGCTGATCGGCCTGCACCTGCTGGCGATCCTCTATTACACGCTGGTGCGCCGGTTGCCGCTGGTAGGTGCGATGCTCAACGGGCGCGGGCGCCGCGAGCACCCGGCGCAGCGCGATGCCGAGGGCGGCTCCTGGGTCGCGGCCATTGCCGCCGTGCTGCTGGCGGTGACCGTGGTCTGGACGGTGCAGTCCGCCGCCGGCTGGATGGCGCCGCCACCGGCGGCGCCTGCGCCCGCGCTGGACTGGTAG
- a CDS encoding c-type cytochrome: MLGAAAALLASTAVQAQMKPEEMVETRQAGYQFMSWNMGKIKAQVIDGKEPFDQAKVAAAADVIAAIANSGMGSLFSPDTTTEQLGDKTRLKPEFFQNLDEAGRIGKQFNTAANQLASVAKSGDQAAIKKAFGDVGASCKSCHDKFRAD, translated from the coding sequence ATGTTGGGCGCTGCCGCAGCGCTGCTGGCAAGCACCGCCGTCCAGGCGCAGATGAAGCCGGAAGAGATGGTCGAAACCCGCCAGGCGGGCTACCAGTTCATGTCCTGGAACATGGGCAAGATCAAGGCCCAGGTCATCGACGGCAAGGAGCCGTTCGACCAGGCCAAGGTCGCCGCGGCCGCCGATGTCATCGCCGCCATCGCCAACTCGGGCATGGGCTCGCTGTTCAGCCCCGACACCACCACCGAGCAGTTGGGCGACAAGACCCGCCTGAAGCCGGAGTTCTTCCAGAACCTCGACGAAGCCGGGCGCATCGGCAAGCAGTTCAACACCGCGGCCAACCAGCTGGCCAGCGTCGCCAAGAGCGGCGACCAGGCTGCGATCAAGAAGGCCTTCGGCGATGTCGGCGCGTCCTGCAAGTCGTGCCACGACAAGTTCCGCGCCGACTGA